TCTTGTTACCCATTTGTTTGGCCTGGGTAGCTGACAGTTGCGACATATCAAGTTTACCTTGGTTGTAAAGGTTCAACGACGTTGAAGAATCTGGTTGGACACTAAACTTGATGTCATCAAGCTTAACAGCCTTCTTGTCCCAATAATCGGTGTTCTTCTTCAAAGTCCACTTGTTATTGGTTCCAGTCCAGCCAGTCAGCGTAAACGGTCCGTTATAAACTTGAGTCTTGGCCGAAGTGCCGTAATCGTTGCCGTATTTATTGACTGCCTTGGCATCTTGTGGGAAGAAGACAGGAAAGCCCATCAGCAAATTAAAGTATGGGATTCGCTGTTCCAAGGTCACAGTCAGTTTATAATTACCACCTGCTTTAATTCCCAATGAAGAAACTTTGGCTTTTTTGTTTTGAATCTTGTCAGCGTTCTTAATTCCTGAGAACAGGTAACCATACTGTGAAGCCGTCTTAGGATTTAAGGTTCGCTGCCATGAATAAACGAAGTCTTTGGCAGTCACCGGATCGCCATTACTCCATTTGGCACCTTTACGCAAGTTGTAAGTGTAAGTCTTACCATCCTTTGAAACCGTCCATGACTTGGCGATTCCCGGTTCAACTTTACTATTCTTGCCTAGACGAACCAACCCTTCATCGACGTTGTTTAAAACGTTGAAAGTTCCAACAGCCGTGGTCTTCGATGGATCAACAGTCGTCAGTTCAGAATCGGTTGAAGTCTTAATCGTCTTGTTAGCTTGACCAGACTTTTGACCACAACCTGCCAGAATTAATGCAATGCTTGCTACACCTGCGAGTGCAGCCACTCCTCGAGATAAATGCATGATATAATCCTCCTCTAATATGTAAGACGCGTAACAAACTCATCTTGGTTCTAATTTAGCATAAAAGTGTCAAAAAAACAGGCCTTTTCTAATATTGAGTTCAGAAAGCCTGTTAGAATATGCGATTTTGCTGTGAATTTTACTTAGTAATTGCGATTGCCATCTTACGAGACAAATAAATCGGCTCAAATTTGGTTTTTGGCAGCCAGTATTGACCGTCAATCGGATCACTCACGTGGACCTGGTGGTCATCGATCCCGTCCAACAGAACCGCGTGATTATTAGCCGGAACCTGACCAAATGGATACGAATCCCACTCAGGTTGTTCAAAATGAACGGTCACAGAGGTTAACACCGGCTCCCCTTTTGCCACAAAGTCATACAACCACTGGGGATCTGCCCCACTCAGTTCTTGCAGATTACCATAACGATTTCCCCACCACATCAGGGGTCGGGTAAAGATTGCCTCAAACTTGCCGGGCCGATTGGTGAAAGGTGAACCACCAAAGCCGTGGTAAGGATTGCTATCTGGTGAAATTGGCATCTGAAGGAGAAATTGGCCATAATTCAGGTCTAAAGCTCGGCCCTGATAATGGAGCCCCTCCAGCAAGCTGGCTGCCTCACAGCCGTTAATGGCACCCCAAGCAAGTTGGCGAATGTTTTCAGCACCTAATAAAATCTTCGCACTCATTTAACCACCCCAAGCTGTGAAAAGACCTGCTCAACCATATCGGTATAATCAGGTTGCTGAGAAATCAACTTCTTGCATGCATCAACTAAATTTAACCGAAGCCGTCCCTTTCGATCAACGACTGATTCGGCATGGACCATTGAACTTAAGATCGACTCATCGACAACCGCTGCCGTAGCTCTGAAGAATAAATCAATTTGGTTATCGTTAAACCGAGTAACAGTATCAAACTCGCTGGTTTCGAAATGGTCCACCTGATTGGCGGTTGAAAATGCCAAAACGATTTCTCCGCTGCCGTTGCCAATGTAGCCACCGGAACGATTAATCCCAACCGTTGCCCGCTTAGCCATTCGTTTGAGTTGGCGGGCATTCAATGGCGCATCGGTGGCCAGGATCGTGATAATGGACCCCTTTTCTTCTTTTTGCTTATCCTTGGCCAACATTTTGGCCAAGGGGGCTCCAATAGGCATCCCATTGACAATAAAGTCGGTTAAATAACCATAGTTGGTCATGACGAGTGCACCAACAGTGTATTGGTGCTTCTTATCAACGGTCACAATCCGCGAGGAAGAGCCAATACCGCCCTTGAGGTCATAGCACATCATCCCCCGGCCACTACCGACGGCACCTTCTTCAAAGTCATCGTTAACAGCTGCCAAAGCATCGGACACATTCTGTTCAGTAATCGCCATTTTGCGGATATTGGACACGTCGCCATCGTTACACTCAGCAACAATCGGATTAACTGTACTGGTGGTATCCCCAATTTCGGGATTAGCAGCCAGCATTTGTTTGGTGAGGGCATTTAGGGCCGTGCCCACGCCAAAGGTATTCGTCATCACAATCGGAGTTTCAATGGTTCCCAATTCATCAATTTGGACGAGGCCGACGCTTTTACCGAAGCCGTTAAGCACACAAGAGGCAGCTGGTACCTTGTGCCGGAAAAGGTTGCCGGTATGGGGCAGAATTGCGGTCACACCACTATGAACGTCACCATCATCAATAGTCACCTGCCCGACCTTGACGCCGCCAACATCTGTAATCAGATTTCGCCGACCCTTGACGCCATCCGAAAGATCATTCATCAATTCAACCGATAATCCCATGATTAACACCTCTCACAATTAATTACACGGCAAAAATCATCGCAATCATTCCGCCGACTGCGATTAAATTATTCAAAAAATGGAGGCCAATTGATACCTTCAAATTTTTAGTTGTTACATACAAATAGGCCAAAATACAACCCAAGATCGCATACGTCAAAAAACTGATGATATTAAAATGGGAAAGATCAGGATCCATATGCGGCAGGGCAAAAGCCATCCCACTGACAATAATCGGTGCCCATTTTTCGGTCGACCGAAAGAACGCAGTCATCAAATATCCCCGAAAAATGGTTTCCTCAAGAATCGGCGAACAGAAGATTGCCGTAAATCCCATCAAAATCAGGGTAAGATGATTGCTGGACAACAATGATTGAATTTCCTGATTGTTGTCCGTTTGAGTGACGTGGTAGACCAGTTTATTAAGGTTTCCCAATAAGAACTCAATTACCAAAAAGGCAATCCAAGCAATGACAATTGTTTTGACATTTTGCCAGGTCATTTTTTTGACTTCGTAGCGGCCATACTTCCGGTAGGCATACTGTGCCAGCCAAATGGCGATTAGAAAGCCCAACAAGTACAAGGCTCCAACAGCGTAATTGGCAACTGCTGACAGCTTGCCTTGGACAATGAACATCAGTGGCAGCTGAACTGAGCCGACCAAAATAATCAGCCCAAAAAAGATCATTAATCGTTCAAAGTAGTCACCAAAAGTTAACTTTCTTTGCTCTTCCATGCAGCGTCTCCTTAACTATTAAAAGCTTTGTTCAAAGCTGTAAAATCAACGGTTCCAAGTCCGGTCGCCTGGTTATAAATCTTCCCCGGTTGTCCGGTATAGTACAAGTTGGTGTTATTTGTCCGACTGTCCAACGGTTTGAACGGCGAAGTTGATCGTTTGGCAAATCGATAGATCTGTGGATTCCAAAAGCCCAAGCGGCCATTGGTAGTGAAATCAGACATTAAAACACTGGCTGCGGCCATCTGTGGGGCGACGACACTGGTCCCACCGGTAATCAGCCATTGCCCCTTGGAATTTCGATTGTTCTTCGGCGTAATGAACATGCTGTAACCGGTATTGGGGTCGGCATTCGCTGAAATGTCGGGCAGGTTTCTGCCGCTGGATTTGCCGCTAAGATTAATCGGCTTTTTCAACAATTCCGGCCGACCATATTTAAATTTCCACAGATTAGTCGCATCATACGTCCCGACACCGCTGATCCCTTTTTGATAGGCGGGTCTGGCATTATATTTACTAAAACCGCCGCCACCTCCGGCAAAGAAGCTTTGAAGCATGTCCAAAGTTCCGAAAAATCGTTGGTGTTTATAGTTGGGGTATAAAAAGTCAGCCCCCCAGGTGCGTTCCTGGTGAATGGTGACTTTTTTCTTATTGACAGTATAGGTTTTCGGCAGTGTCGTGCCGCCGACTGCGGTCACATATGGAAAATTAGACGGCGTATCAACGGACAATCCTGACGTTAACCCGGTGGTAATCCCATCATAGGCACCATTATCACCAGTCGCGGTGAAGACACTCATTCCTTGGGCAGCTGCCTGCTCAAATAATAAGTTCATGATTTGATTATATTTTTTCGGGGTAATCCCCTGTTTCATTTCATAGGCCACTTGGGCTTCACTTTGGCCCCAACTGAGTGACAAACTATCGGCCACGTTTTGACCAACTGCGGCAGCAATTGAATTCACCATTCCCAAAATGTTTGGACGGGCAATGTAGGTCCGAATGTTGCTGTCCGGTGCGATTGCGCCGGCCTGTTCAACATCGATGGTCGTTTCATCATAGCCATCCCAGGTACCCTTAAAGCCGTTAGTCCGATAAACGCTTAGTCGATTAGATTTCACATTGATGCCCTCATCATCCCAGTAGCGGTACACATCATTAGGATGGAAGTTGGCAAATGAAATGATCCCAATGGTTTTACTGCGGCCAGTCGACCCATTATCGTATAGGGACTGCAGATTGTAGCGACGGACAAATCGCGTCGGCGAATACTTTTTGGTGGTTGTCGTCCCGCTGGCAGTTCTGGTATGCAGCGATGAGGGCTGAAATTTGGTTTTGTATGAGGAAAACGGTGAGTAATTTGATAACCCAAAGACGGTATAAACGACCTTGGAAAGTTTCTTGGGTAGTTGAGGATTTCGGCTGGCCTTTTGATATTTGACCTCACCGTTATTTACGTTCACCAGGTTAACTTTAAACGCCTTCTCGACGTTTTTGGTTGATCCCTTGACCACCATAATCAAATTACCTTTGTAAGTCTGAGCCCTCAAATGATGGTGTCTGAGATATGTCTGCAAAGCTTTAATCTGCTTTGGGCTCTGACTGAATCGTTTGGCAAAAGTACTTGGGGAAACAAATTTGCGATAAGTCGGCGAACTCGGCGTCACTGTGTTGTAAACAAATTGGTGAAGCGCCGACTGACTTTTTGGCCGCAGCACAATATCAACCAATTGCTGTTTGGAATCAGCGACGTTGGTCGTCTTGGCAGCTGCCTGTCCGCTGGTTGCCGCAAAGCCACCAATGGCAAGCAAGATCAATCCTGCGGTTATGAAAATCCTGTGGAGCCAATCCTTGTTCATACAATCCCCTTCAAACAATCTTATTTGTCACGACTATTGTCGTCTGCTTCTCGTTGGGCTTTTCTTTCATCGCGTTGGCGAACAATCATCACCACCAACGGCGTCAAAATCAGGCGAATGACAATAATTGCAATCAGCCAAATCAGCGCGAACGACAGAACTGACAAATGCCAGAACTTTGTGATGAAAAACGCCACTGCTAACACTAATACGACGGCGCCGACGATTAAGAATAATTTAGACTTTTTCAAATGAATTCTCCTGTAAAATTTCTTATTTCATACTATCATACTTTGCCAATGGAGTTCACGTTTGAATTGGGAAAGTTAGAGTTTGTCTTCGGGTATTTAAAGTCGATATAATAAATACATCATGGAAATAAGATAGTTGAAAGGAGAAAAACCATGCTCAAAGAATTTAAGGCTTTTATTGCCAGAGGAAATGTCATCGACCTGGCTGTCGGGGTGATTATTGGTGGCGCCTTTACTGGAATTGTCACCTCCCTCACAAATAATTTGATCAACCCGTTAATTGGGATCTTCTTAGGAAAAATTGACTTGTCAAACCTGATTTTCAAAGTCGGTGATGCGACTTTTCGTTACGGGGCCTTTATCAATTCACTGATCAATTTTCTAATTGTTGCCTTTGTCGTTTTTATCTTAATCAAACTCATTAACAAGGTCCTCAAGCGTCAGCCGACAAAGCCTGCAATCGATAACAAAGAAGTACTACTTTCCGAGATCCGGGATCTGTTAAAAAATAAACAATGAACCGTCAATGACGCACCGCAGACCATTCCAAAACGGTAATTGATTGCGATTGCATGATGTCTGGGCTAGAATTAAAAGTGTGAAGGTTTAATTTATTTCCCAAAAATTGAGAAGAGGTTTTGTTATGAGAACGTTTGCTATTAGGGCCCGCGATGGGGTCATGGAATTAAATTATTCAGAAGATTCCAACAAACCGCCGTTTCGAAAGTTTATGATCACATATAACCCCAAATTTTCAATTGGCGATAATCTTGAAAATATCAAAGCAGCGCTGACCGGCCTGCCGATCGACGCCGCCATTATCGAAAATTCGTTAAACTATGAGTTTTCAGATACGATTATTGGCATTAATCACCAAAAGATTGATATCGGATTGGCAATTGCCAACATGATGAATATTCCGGTTGTTAATCTGCAAAAGATCAAAGAAGTTGGGCTGAAAAAAGCCGTTGCCGATAAGGAAGAATACCTTAAGTGGCATCTGGATTACTATGGTGAATATGCCGGTAAACGGAACTACGGCCAAGAAGCCATGCTGACAATCGGGAACGGTTACTTTGGTCTCCGGGGGGCCTACGTTGAGTCCCACGCTGATCAGGATAATTACCCGGGTATGTACGTTGCCGGTGTTTACAACCAATTGACGACTAAGATTAATGACCGCGACGTTGTGAACGAGGATTTGGTGAACTTACCGAATGCCCAATACATTAGTTTCGGTGTTGACCATCAACTGCCATTTACCATTAAGAAAGCCGATATTCAAGATATTTACCGAAGCTTGGATCTGAAGACCGGTACTTTGACAACCACCCTGCACGTTCAGCTTTCAACCGGCCATATCATCCAAGTCCGGGCTACGAAAGTTGCCAACATGGATCAGTGGCACCGTTACGCAATCAAATATGAATTAAAGCCCATCAATTTCTCCGGCAGTTTACAAATCTATGCCGGCATTGATGGCAACGTTATTAACGGCAACGTGGAACGTTATCAAGACTTTGATCAGCACCACATTGATGTCATCGGCATGTCAGCTCATGACAATCAAGTCTCGATGACCGGTCAAACCAAGACCTCACACGTTCAATTTGTGATCAACTCCAAACTCAGCAGTCCAGATTTCGATACCAAAAAATTGATCGATACCACGACTGAGGAAGGTAAAGTCCAACAGGCTTTGAGCATTAACGTTGAGCCCGGCAAGGAATACGAATTCAAAAAGAATGTCACCGTCTTTACTTCCCAAGACGAAAATAACCATTTGGAAGCCGATGCACAAAAAGAACTTGATGACTCCTCATTTGAAGATACGTTAAGCGATAGTGAAAAATTCTGGAGCAATGTTTGGCAACACTCCGACATTATTATCGATAATGATCTTACCAGCCAAAAGTTGACCAGGGTCAATATTTTCCACATGTTAGTTACCAGTGCTGCTTTGTCGTCCGGTAAATTGGATGCATCCGTTGGTGCTCGTGGGCTGCATGGTGAAGCTTACCGTGGACACATTTTTTGGGATGTCACGTTTGATTTGCCATTCTATGCAATTCATTACCCTGCGATTGCCAAACAGTGCCTACTTTACCGTTACAACCGGTTAGCTGAGGCGCGAAAGTATGCTGCCTCAGAGGACAAACAAGGTGCAATGTACCCTTGGCAGTCAGGGATGTATGGCGATGAGCAATCACAATTTGTTCACTTGAATCCGGTTAGCGGCAAATGGGATCCCGATAACAGCCGCCTACAACGGCACGTTTCCATTTCAGTTGCCTATGACATTATCAATTATGTCCACATCACGGGCGATAAAGAATTCATGGATCAATACGGATTGGAAATGCTGCTGTCGATTTCCAAGTTCTGGGTCAGCATGACCGACTACGATCAATCAACCGACCGTTATGACATCCATCATGTCATGGGGCCTGACGAATTTCACGAAGAGTACCCTAACTCCAACGATCATGGCTTAACCAATAATGCCTATACGAATATCATGGTTTCCTGGCTGTTTGACAAGGTCAATACCCTGGTATCGCAGGAAGACAGCGCCGTTTTAAAGCAAGCCAGTGAAAAAGCCGGCTTTGACGACGCACTTCTCGCCAAGATGAACGATATCGCCCATAAACTGCGATTGGACATCAACGAAGAAGGTATTATCGGCCAGTTCTCAGGGTACTTCAACCTATCCAAACTGAATTTCGATTCATACCGGAAGAAGTATGGTGATATTTCCAGAATAGATCGACTGCTCAAAGGCGAAGGCAAGTCACCGGACGCCTACCAAGTTGCCAAACAGGCTGATACATTGATGGCCTACTATGAACTGCCGTTTGACGAAGTGCAAGAAGTCATCAACCGTCTGGGGTACAAGCTGCCCGCCAACTTCTTTACCAGCAACTTACGGTTCTATCTTGACCGGACGACTCATGGATCAACTCTTTCCAGAATTGTTTATTCGGTTCTGGACGAAATTGACGGCAACATGGACCAGTCATGGCAGCTGTTTTCAACTGCCCTGTTCTCAGATTACTACGACATTCAAGGCGGGACGACTGCCGAAGGAATCCACCTGGGTGTAATGGGTGCGACCCTTCAAATTGAAACGAAATGCTATGGCGGTGTCCGATTTGATACCGACGAGGTCACGATTAATCCTCACCTGCCAAGCACTTGGTCTAAAATTTCATTTAAAGAAACTTACCAAGGAATCAATTACCACTTCGTCATCGGTCATCATCGGATCGATGTGACCGCAGATGCCGATACTCACGTCAGTGTTGCGAAAAAGGCTTATTCACTGACTAAGAACAAGATGGCAACAATTACCTATAAATAATAAGGAGTGAATGATAATGGCAAAATTTTCCGATATTAAAGGCTTCGTGTTCGATTTAGATGGTGTGATTACCGATACCTCGGTTTTTCACAGCCAGGCATGGCATCAAGTTGCCGATAAAGTCGGCGCTCCATGGTCCAAAGAACTTGAAGACGGTCTAAAAGGCATCAGTCGAATGGACTCATTGGAAATGATTTTGAAAGCTGGAAATCTTCAAGATAAATACACTGATGAGCAAAAGGTTGATTTGGCAACTGAAAAAAATACCAACTACTTGAAGTTGGTTGATCAAATGACCCCTGACAATATCTTACCGGGGATTAAAGCATTCTTGGACGAAATCAAAAATGGCGGCTACCTATTGTCATTGGCTTCAGCATCTAAAAACGCGCCCAAAGTCTTGCAAAAGCTGAATTTAACCGATTATTTCCCAAAGATTGTTGATCCAAAAACATTGAGTAAAGGCAAGCCCGACCCAGAAATTTATTTAAAGGGTGCTGAATTGATTGATCTCAAGCCGGAACAGTGCATCGGCGTTGAAGACGCGGCAGCTGGTGTTGAATCAATTAACGCAGCTGGCGAAACCTCGATTGGCATCGGCGACAAAAATATCTTAAAGGATGCCGACATTAATTTTGCCGATACTTCAGAAATGACGTTGGCTAATATTGAAAAGCAAATGAATTAAGGGTTCGTTTCACCCCCTAATTCTGATGATTAACGACGAAAGGCAACTACCTCTGTTTCGGGGTAGTTGCCTTTCGTCGTTAAATGGTCGAGAACAACCTTTGACGAGATATTAATCAATCAGCCCATAATGTTTAAGGCCGTTCACAATCCCACCGTTAATATTTGATTTAGTGACAAAGGACGCCTTTTCCTTAACTTCTGGGACACCATTACCCATGGCAATTGGAAATTTAACTTCGGAAAACATTTGCAAATCATTCATTTGATCCCCAAACGCGTATGATGGAACGTCACCGAGGTTCAGTTTCTTCATCAAAGCCTGAATTCCCGTTTGTTTGGAAACACCCCACTTCATGGTATCCAAACAACGCGGGTTGTTACGGACCAAAGACAACTTCCCTTTGAACTTGTCTTGGTAGAGCTTATCCTTATCGTAATTAAAGACGTTTAAGAAATTAACTTCATGATGCTTGTAAAATTCTGGGTCAACATGTGGTGTTAATCGCAACAGACGATAGTTCACTTTCGTCATGTCATTTTCAAAAGTCAACGCAAATTCCTTATTGTTGTAAAAGGAAATGACATCCCCCTGCTGTTTTGCAAAGGCAAGGATTTCCTCAATCACATCATCACTAATTTGTTCTGCTTTGAGTTTTTTGCCTTCATACTGAACATAACTCCCATTAGCGCTGACTAACGAGTTAATCCCAGTGGCATCAATCACATACTGAATTTCAAAAATATTTCGACCAGTGGAGATCACCGGTAAAATATTATTGGCACGTAATTCATTGATTGCCGCTACATTTTCGTCGGACACGTTTTTTTCATTATCAAAAAGTGTCCCGTCTAAGTCAAAGAACACAACCGCTTTATACATTAAATTCCCTCCATTTAACTTATTAACTATATTGTACTACTTAATATGTGCGGCATTCCCAATTTTAACTTCCGAATCGGGAAATTATATATATTGTGTTACCACATTTTGTGGTACACTATATATTGTCATTTTATTATAAAGAGGGGCTACCATGGTGATAATAACTGCAGGAATGATTGGGGTCGGAAAGACCACTTTAACCGGAAAAATTGCGGAACATCTCGGGACAAAAGCGTTTTTTGAACCCGTTGGCGATAATCCCGTTTTACCGCTTTACTACTCCAATCCAAAACAATACGGATTTCTACTTCAAATTTACTTTTTAAACAAGCGTTTCTCAATGATCAAACAAGCATTGAGTGATGATAATAACGTCTTGGATCGCTCAATCTATGAAGATGCACTGTTCACCCGGGAAAATAATGCTCAGGGAAACATCACCGACACTGAATTGGCGGTTTACCTCAAGTTATTGAATAACATGATGGCAGAACTCGACGAGTTGCCAAAAAAGGCTCCTGATTTGCTGGTGTATGCTGATAGTGACTTTGACACCATCAAGCACCGGATCAAAAAACGCGGTCGCGACTATGAACAGTTTGACGACAACCCTGGCCTTCAGGAATACTACTTCAAGATGTGGGCAGCATATAAGAAATGGTTCCAAGAATACGATGTCAGTCCCAAGATCAAAATCGACTTGCAGAAGTATGACTTGTCCGATCCCAAGAATGTCACAATCGTTCTCGGACAGATTGATGATGCTTTGGCTAAAATTCGCCAACCACAAAGTGAGACACTCTAACAGACAGTCATAAGTTTCAGGTCTACCAGATACGATGAAAAGGCCACGGAGTTAAAAGGAGATGTTCAGCTGATAATTTCACAGCTAAACAGCCCCTTTTTATTTTGCCAATTTAATTTTCCCAACGATTGCGTCCGGATCCGCCTTATAATCGACGCTTCCCTTTGACACCAAGTAATCAATCCGGTGGCGGTACCACCAGTCAGCCGTGAACGGATAATCGCCCAAAGTCTCACCAATTACCCGCAGAATATTTCTAAACCGCCGTTGACTGAGATTGGCAAGGACAAAACGATCGTAAAAGTCAATCGATTGACTGACAACGGTGCCGTTAATCACCGTTCTGATCGGATTATTTTCACTCCTTAAGTCATGCCAATAGTAACTGAAGGCTCTCCGGGAATTAGCAGACAGGTCCCTTTGTAGTGATGCCAATTGAAATTCATCAATGGCGTCTTCACTGATTTCACCTAATTTGGAAATAATCATTAAACTGTCTTCTCGGACCAAGGTCATTGGAACCTTGACACTCATCGTTTGAACTGAAAAATCCTTTAAATAATCGCAAATCCACAAAAAGCCGCAGTAGTCGTCAGCCGTCTCACTCCACCAAATACGAAACGATTCGCCAGCCTGAGCACTTTGACTCAGTTGATCAAGCCCCTGCCGTAAAGCATTTACCGCTTCGACAGTTAATTGTTCAGAGGCTTGATAATGAGCGTATTCGATTTTATAAATGGTTTGATGGCTTTCCATAAACGAGCGTTGACTGATGTCCCCAAGCTCAGATACATTGGCAATGCCAAAACCTGCCCGTCAAGATGTCTTTTCTGATAGTAATACTTCAATGTTGATGCAAAACTATCACTGAATACGATGTCAATCATGACCAAACCTCACCCTTCGAAATTGTCATTTCTCAATGACGTGCTTCGAAAAGTATAACTTTTTTGGTGGCCTGGATGCAACTTTTATTTGACTGAATCAGGCCACTCTTGGTAGGCTTGATATAAACAATATTGGGGGAGATGTAGATTTGCAAAATACAAAACAACATAAATTATCTGCCGCTCAAATTTGCGGCTGGATCGTCTGGTGGGTGATCACCATTGTCGTTTTGGCGCTGGCAATCTTTATGCTGACCAGAACGACGGATGCTGCAGGCGTTCATAACTCATGGAACTATCACATGATCGCCATTTTTCTTTTGCTGGTGTATGGAATCCAGCAAATCATTGCGTTCTTTGGTATTAAACGACTTCACTACAATGAAAGATACGTGTGGCCGATTGTTTTAATCGTGCTGGGCGTCTTGGGCAGTTTCTTGTACGTGATTCCCGGAATCTGGGGATTAATTGTTAACAATCCGCAGAAGAATCAGCCAACCAAAATTGAATGATGGACCGCAAAAGAGGTGAACCAGGTATTCTCGAAATACCGGCTCACCTCTTTTTTCATTTCAGTTGTTCTAACCGACTTGAAACCGGCTAGTCGCGATGGACCACAAACACATCACAGGGGGCTTGAGCAATAACAAAAGCTGCTGTTGACCCCATTGTCATCCGGTCAACAAAATTTGCCCCGGTGGCCCCGACAACGATTGCATCCACATGTTCGTCATCCACCAACTCGTGAGCCAATTGATTTTTGGGATCGCCTGAAGTTACAAAGGCACTGACAGCAAGTCCTCGGTCTTTTGCCATCAATTCGTATTTATGAACGAGCCGTTGAAATCTGGATTTGACCTCATCGATCGTTGATTGATTGACGTTGCCAAAACCGATCAAGGCGGCTTTTGACACCCCCAGAATTTCACGGTCGTTGATAATTGCCACAATTGTCAGCTTGGCATGGTTGTGCTCGGCAATCGTGATTGCCTGTCTAACGGCCTTGGCGGCAGTTTTTGAACCATCAATCCCAACCAGAATATTCGAATAATTAAAGTCCAACATACTAACCACCTCAATGTTTTTACTTGGCTGTCAACTCATAAATTGATTGCCCATAAATTGCCATTGCCTTGATTAAATTGGCAACCGGCTGAAACTCATTTGCCTGATGCATGGTATCTTGGGCGTTTGGGAACAATGCGCCAAACGCCACCCCACGTTTCATCAAACGGGCATAAGTACCGCCGCCGACGACTTCCGGTTTGGAATCCATATCGCCCGTCTGTTCCTGGTAAACGTGCATCAAGGTACTGACAATCGGATCACTTGGATCAACGTAGTGGGTGTCCATATTGTTGATTTCCTTAACGGTTCCATGGCGTTTATCGGCAGCCTGTTGCAAGTGAGCCAAAATTTCTTGATCATCAGTTCCTTTCGGGTAACGGAAGTTGGTGTTGACGCTGCCGCCGTGCTGCGTGTCAAATTTCATAATCCCAACGTTCATGGTTAACTCTCCCATGATGTCGTCGACGTGCGCAGCACCGATTTTGGTTGCCCGGGAATCGTCATGCAGGTCTTCAGCCAGGTAGGAAATAAATTCCTTAGCGGCCCCGTCAAATGCATAGTCATTCAAAAACTTGGCGAGA
Above is a genomic segment from Lentilactobacillus buchneri containing:
- a CDS encoding CPBP family intramembrane glutamic endopeptidase — translated: MEEQRKLTFGDYFERLMIFFGLIILVGSVQLPLMFIVQGKLSAVANYAVGALYLLGFLIAIWLAQYAYRKYGRYEVKKMTWQNVKTIVIAWIAFLVIEFLLGNLNKLVYHVTQTDNNQEIQSLLSSNHLTLILMGFTAIFCSPILEETIFRGYLMTAFFRSTEKWAPIIVSGMAFALPHMDPDLSHFNIISFLTYAILGCILAYLYVTTKNLKVSIGLHFLNNLIAVGGMIAMIFAV
- a CDS encoding C39 family peptidase, producing MSAKILLGAENIRQLAWGAINGCEAASLLEGLHYQGRALDLNYGQFLLQMPISPDSNPYHGFGGSPFTNRPGKFEAIFTRPLMWWGNRYGNLQELSGADPQWLYDFVAKGEPVLTSVTVHFEQPEWDSYPFGQVPANNHAVLLDGIDDHQVHVSDPIDGQYWLPKTKFEPIYLSRKMAIAITK
- a CDS encoding S53 family peptidase, whose amino-acid sequence is MNKDWLHRIFITAGLILLAIGGFAATSGQAAAKTTNVADSKQQLVDIVLRPKSQSALHQFVYNTVTPSSPTYRKFVSPSTFAKRFSQSPKQIKALQTYLRHHHLRAQTYKGNLIMVVKGSTKNVEKAFKVNLVNVNNGEVKYQKASRNPQLPKKLSKVVYTVFGLSNYSPFSSYKTKFQPSSLHTRTASGTTTTKKYSPTRFVRRYNLQSLYDNGSTGRSKTIGIISFANFHPNDVYRYWDDEGINVKSNRLSVYRTNGFKGTWDGYDETTIDVEQAGAIAPDSNIRTYIARPNILGMVNSIAAAVGQNVADSLSLSWGQSEAQVAYEMKQGITPKKYNQIMNLLFEQAAAQGMSVFTATGDNGAYDGITTGLTSGLSVDTPSNFPYVTAVGGTTLPKTYTVNKKKVTIHQERTWGADFLYPNYKHQRFFGTLDMLQSFFAGGGGGFSKYNARPAYQKGISGVGTYDATNLWKFKYGRPELLKKPINLSGKSSGRNLPDISANADPNTGYSMFITPKNNRNSKGQWLITGGTSVVAPQMAAASVLMSDFTTNGRLGFWNPQIYRFAKRSTSPFKPLDSRTNNTNLYYTGQPGKIYNQATGLGTVDFTALNKAFNS
- a CDS encoding P1 family peptidase encodes the protein MGLSVELMNDLSDGVKGRRNLITDVGGVKVGQVTIDDGDVHSGVTAILPHTGNLFRHKVPAASCVLNGFGKSVGLVQIDELGTIETPIVMTNTFGVGTALNALTKQMLAANPEIGDTTSTVNPIVAECNDGDVSNIRKMAITEQNVSDALAAVNDDFEEGAVGSGRGMMCYDLKGGIGSSSRIVTVDKKHQYTVGALVMTNYGYLTDFIVNGMPIGAPLAKMLAKDKQKEEKGSIITILATDAPLNARQLKRMAKRATVGINRSGGYIGNGSGEIVLAFSTANQVDHFETSEFDTVTRFNDNQIDLFFRATAAVVDESILSSMVHAESVVDRKGRLRLNLVDACKKLISQQPDYTDMVEQVFSQLGVVK
- a CDS encoding peptide ABC transporter substrate-binding protein codes for the protein MHLSRGVAALAGVASIALILAGCGQKSGQANKTIKTSTDSELTTVDPSKTTAVGTFNVLNNVDEGLVRLGKNSKVEPGIAKSWTVSKDGKTYTYNLRKGAKWSNGDPVTAKDFVYSWQRTLNPKTASQYGYLFSGIKNADKIQNKKAKVSSLGIKAGGNYKLTVTLEQRIPYFNLLMGFPVFFPQDAKAVNKYGNDYGTSAKTQVYNGPFTLTGWTGTNNKWTLKKNTDYWDKKAVKLDDIKFSVQPDSSTSLNLYNQGKLDMSQLSATQAKQMGNKKDMISRKQSSNYYIAVNQKNKVFKNLKIRQAMSMIINRKTLANKVMGGGAIDNNSFVSEGLAVSPKNGTDFTKDTTAPASMTYNPTKAKQLFKEGLQEVGRSSLHFTLLNSDGSDQKQLSEYLQSALQKLPGLTVTLNNIPGRSILSRQADGQFTVTVANWFADFSDPITFLNILTSNNPSNISGWKNSEYDSLIKASNADDGSNANARWDDMVKAQNLALKDQAIIPLYQSGEKWMVNSKVKGIVYNTAGANYNFKEAYVK